From a region of the Corallococcus coralloides DSM 2259 genome:
- a CDS encoding acylphosphatase, giving the protein MSTQRRATLRIQGTVQGVSYRESARQEALRLGLSGWVRNRSDGSVEATVEGEPGVLEDFIRWCHTGPRMARVTDVARTDGQASGEFRTFTVERTS; this is encoded by the coding sequence ATGAGCACGCAGCGCCGGGCGACCCTGCGCATCCAGGGCACGGTCCAGGGCGTCTCCTACCGGGAGAGCGCCCGCCAGGAGGCGCTGCGCCTTGGCCTGTCCGGCTGGGTGCGCAACCGGAGCGACGGCTCCGTGGAGGCCACGGTGGAAGGCGAACCGGGCGTGCTGGAAGACTTCATCCGCTGGTGTCACACGGGTCCCCGCATGGCGCGCGTCACGGACGTGGCGCGCACGGACGGGCAGGCCTCTGGCGAATTCCGCACCTTCACCGTGGAGCGCACGTCATGA
- a CDS encoding DUF3052 family protein, whose translation MTPYALASLPAMLGIRSGTKVSVINPPRGFVQKLNPLPDGVEFLVTAQTGLDVILFFTSDATELVQRLPALSRATTLNGGIWVCWPAGEGVKTRLSEDFVRQAALDIGLVDNKICIIDETWTGLRLVRRPRGKLDKPEGRKQAPAQA comes from the coding sequence ATGACGCCCTACGCACTGGCTTCCCTGCCGGCCATGTTGGGCATCCGGTCCGGCACCAAGGTTTCCGTCATCAACCCCCCGCGGGGCTTCGTGCAGAAGCTCAACCCGCTGCCGGACGGGGTGGAGTTCCTCGTCACGGCCCAGACGGGGCTGGACGTCATCCTCTTCTTCACCTCCGACGCCACGGAGCTGGTGCAGCGGCTGCCCGCGCTGTCGCGCGCCACCACCCTCAACGGCGGCATCTGGGTCTGCTGGCCCGCCGGCGAGGGCGTGAAGACGCGCCTGTCCGAGGACTTCGTGCGCCAGGCGGCGCTCGACATCGGCCTCGTGGACAACAAGATCTGCATCATCGACGAGACCTGGACCGGCCTGCGGCTGGTGCGGCGTCCGCGCGGGAAGCTGGACAAGCCGGAAGGGCGCAAGCAGGCCCCCGCCCAGGCCTGA
- a CDS encoding Rne/Rng family ribonuclease, with protein MSSVLVINAAGRETRVALVEGGHIAEFYLERKKDKGVVGNIYKGRVVRVLPGMQAAFVDIGLEKAAFLYVSDVVYDPDFARAQFELTEGEHEDAPEVPTESEADAVEFAAANVPDATHALPAGTEAPAAAPEPVLAHDGALALDVQAQAAPAVESSPEAVKPAPEAAPAPQEAQAPTEPTEPAAPVAVIAETPAEGATPESPVEVSTAAVAVPLTENGTPAAEAPAVVQETPAESATVAAAESGVPPTTEGSAAEPPPHASALGEIIPSPAADARPAEVSGERRTPREAREAREPRNREGREKDKDKRRQEQPRREKRDEEKEKPKQRKTDKIEDLLKVGQEVVVQISKDPIGTKGARLTSHISIPGRHLVFMPTVDHVGISRRISNEKERRRLREIVDRLRPPGTGFIVRTVAENVPQEKLESDIRFLIEVWNQVVRRNEKRGGPGLLHPDLDLILRATRDLFAHDVEKLVVDDAEEYERIQGFVTAQDPALRDRVVLHETDEPVFDAYGIEQELQRATQRKVWLKSGGYLIIDQAEALTAIDVNSGRYVGKKSLEETITKINVEAAKEIVYQLRLRNIGGIIICDFIDMEKAQNRDKVFKSLQEALGRDKAKTNVLRISELGLVEMTRKRVRESIGRVLHEDCPYCDGKGFVKTATTVAYEIFREIRREAPGYKDSTLVINCNAEVARLLQGEERNELRHLMDRYNKSIQVKAQQNYHREQYDIYGRSATGPEHKVASSPGSGDGELAMQQRRPDSNYGGGGRQDQGRRGGGRDRDRERGGGESRGGGENRGGERGGERGGERGGGDRREGRRPERGERGGDRNRDRGERRGGGEGRGGEGRGGERSERGGGSGGGHNGGGNGGNGGGAPPAASGGGSSEPSGGSSEG; from the coding sequence ATGAGCAGTGTGCTCGTCATCAATGCCGCGGGTCGGGAGACCCGGGTGGCGCTCGTCGAGGGCGGCCATATCGCGGAGTTCTACCTCGAGCGTAAGAAGGACAAGGGCGTCGTCGGAAACATCTACAAGGGTCGCGTTGTCCGGGTGCTCCCGGGCATGCAGGCGGCCTTCGTGGACATCGGGTTGGAGAAGGCCGCCTTCCTGTACGTCAGCGACGTCGTCTACGACCCGGACTTCGCCCGCGCGCAGTTCGAGTTGACCGAGGGCGAGCACGAGGACGCCCCGGAAGTCCCCACCGAATCCGAAGCCGACGCCGTGGAGTTCGCGGCCGCCAACGTCCCGGACGCCACGCACGCGCTGCCCGCCGGCACGGAAGCCCCCGCGGCTGCTCCGGAGCCGGTGCTGGCGCACGACGGCGCGCTGGCGCTGGACGTCCAGGCCCAGGCCGCCCCGGCCGTGGAGTCGTCGCCCGAGGCCGTGAAGCCGGCGCCGGAGGCCGCCCCGGCCCCGCAGGAGGCCCAGGCGCCGACCGAGCCGACCGAGCCCGCGGCTCCCGTGGCCGTCATCGCGGAGACCCCGGCCGAGGGTGCCACCCCGGAGTCCCCGGTCGAGGTGTCCACCGCCGCCGTGGCGGTGCCGCTGACGGAGAACGGCACGCCTGCGGCGGAAGCCCCCGCGGTCGTGCAGGAGACGCCCGCGGAGAGCGCCACCGTCGCCGCCGCCGAGTCCGGCGTGCCGCCCACGACGGAGGGCAGCGCCGCCGAGCCGCCGCCGCACGCGTCCGCCCTGGGGGAGATCATCCCCTCCCCCGCCGCCGACGCCCGTCCCGCCGAGGTCTCCGGCGAGCGCCGCACGCCGCGTGAGGCGCGCGAGGCCCGCGAGCCGCGCAACCGGGAGGGCCGCGAGAAGGACAAGGACAAGCGCCGCCAGGAGCAGCCCCGCCGCGAGAAGCGCGACGAGGAGAAGGAGAAGCCCAAGCAGCGCAAGACGGACAAGATTGAAGACCTGCTGAAGGTGGGCCAGGAGGTGGTGGTCCAGATTTCCAAGGACCCCATCGGCACGAAGGGCGCGCGGCTCACCTCGCACATCTCCATCCCCGGCCGTCACCTGGTGTTCATGCCCACGGTGGACCACGTGGGCATCAGCCGCCGCATCTCCAACGAGAAGGAGCGCCGCCGGCTGCGCGAAATCGTGGACCGGCTGCGCCCGCCCGGCACGGGCTTCATCGTGCGCACCGTGGCGGAGAACGTTCCCCAGGAGAAGCTGGAGAGCGACATCCGGTTCCTCATCGAGGTGTGGAACCAGGTGGTGCGCCGCAACGAGAAGCGCGGCGGACCGGGCCTGCTGCACCCGGACCTGGACCTCATCCTGCGCGCCACGCGCGACCTGTTCGCCCACGACGTGGAGAAGCTCGTCGTGGACGACGCGGAGGAGTACGAGCGCATCCAGGGCTTCGTCACCGCGCAGGACCCGGCCCTGCGCGACCGCGTGGTGCTGCACGAGACGGACGAGCCCGTCTTCGACGCCTACGGCATCGAGCAGGAGCTGCAGCGCGCCACCCAGCGCAAGGTGTGGCTGAAGAGCGGCGGCTACCTGATCATCGACCAGGCGGAGGCGCTCACCGCCATCGACGTCAACTCGGGCCGCTACGTCGGCAAGAAGAGCCTCGAGGAGACCATCACCAAGATCAACGTCGAGGCGGCCAAGGAGATCGTCTACCAGCTCCGGCTGCGCAACATCGGCGGCATCATCATCTGCGACTTCATCGACATGGAGAAGGCGCAGAACCGCGACAAGGTCTTCAAGTCGCTGCAGGAGGCGCTGGGCCGGGACAAGGCCAAGACGAACGTGCTGCGCATCTCCGAGCTGGGCCTGGTGGAGATGACGCGCAAGCGCGTGCGCGAGTCCATTGGTCGCGTGCTGCACGAGGACTGCCCGTACTGCGACGGCAAGGGCTTCGTGAAGACGGCCACCACGGTCGCGTACGAAATCTTCCGGGAGATCCGCCGCGAGGCGCCGGGCTACAAGGACTCCACGCTCGTCATCAACTGCAACGCGGAGGTCGCGCGGCTCTTGCAGGGTGAGGAGCGCAACGAGCTGCGGCACCTGATGGACCGGTACAACAAGTCCATCCAGGTGAAGGCGCAGCAGAACTACCACCGCGAGCAGTACGACATCTACGGCCGGTCGGCCACGGGCCCCGAGCACAAGGTGGCCTCGTCGCCGGGCTCCGGTGACGGCGAGCTGGCGATGCAGCAGCGCCGCCCGGATAGCAATTACGGCGGCGGCGGCCGTCAGGACCAGGGCCGCCGGGGCGGTGGCCGGGACCGCGACCGTGAGCGCGGCGGCGGTGAGAGCCGCGGCGGCGGTGAGAATCGTGGTGGCGAGCGCGGCGGGGAACGCGGAGGCGAGCGCGGCGGCGGTGACCGTCGCGAGGGCCGCCGTCCCGAGCGCGGCGAGCGCGGCGGTGACCGCAACCGGGACCGTGGTGAGCGTCGCGGCGGTGGCGAGGGCCGTGGCGGCGAAGGCCGTGGTGGAGAGCGGTCCGAGCGCGGAGGCGGCTCCGGCGGTGGCCACAACGGCGGCGGCAATGGTGGCAATGGCGGCGGCGCGCCTCCCGCGGCGTCCGGCGGGGGCTCGTCCGAGCCGTCCGGCGGGAGCAGCGAAGGCTGA
- a CDS encoding YhjD/YihY/BrkB family envelope integrity protein, translating into MRLRKLSWRVRRSLVRARAWAIQTAARVWAPIGATSAGRFAADIFFAGRTVARGFMGENLRLRAAALTYISMFSLVPLLTVGIVLLRTLHQEQFQRKLRFVISEVLAPGVSEESATLLDRFLHPGDSIAVGSVGFLAVLLSAGSLLRHIDGAVNELWGIRRQRPWLTRLSIYAGLLLLGPIFLAISFSGTGRVRVLLQTYAPSAPFFIGVGTMLIAMGSLTLLYLWTPYAHVRVRSALAGGLVAGLGWMLAKQVYAEFAARSFLYNPLYASLGALPLFLAWVYVSWLVMLFGARLSYAVEHVSFRDSLFAFGSHPRAHELVGARVAQDVTLCWVDGATPPLPRELATRLRVPESLVHEVVDRMVEARLLERGRRGGLRPTRDPADITLADTTLAVHGVMITGGPETWTGPKAPGFEQFEPLFQAADCAGVDLLRRTRWLDLVTPLRPGLLAPPAPEAPKAAASGGNP; encoded by the coding sequence TTGAGGCTCCGGAAGCTGTCCTGGCGCGTGCGGCGCTCGCTGGTGCGGGCACGGGCCTGGGCAATCCAGACAGCGGCCCGCGTGTGGGCGCCCATCGGGGCCACGTCAGCGGGCCGCTTCGCGGCGGACATCTTCTTCGCGGGGCGCACCGTGGCGCGCGGCTTCATGGGCGAGAACCTGCGCCTGCGCGCCGCCGCGCTCACGTACATCAGCATGTTCTCGCTGGTGCCGCTGCTGACCGTGGGCATCGTGCTCTTGCGCACGCTCCACCAGGAGCAGTTCCAGCGGAAGCTGCGCTTCGTCATCTCCGAGGTGCTGGCGCCGGGGGTCAGCGAGGAGTCCGCCACCCTGCTCGACCGGTTCCTGCATCCGGGCGACTCCATCGCGGTGGGCAGCGTGGGCTTCCTCGCGGTGCTGTTGTCCGCGGGCTCGCTGCTGCGCCACATCGACGGCGCGGTGAACGAGCTGTGGGGCATCCGGCGCCAGCGCCCGTGGCTGACGCGCCTGTCCATCTACGCGGGCCTGCTGCTGCTGGGGCCCATCTTCCTGGCCATCTCCTTCTCCGGCACGGGCCGCGTCCGCGTGCTCCTGCAGACGTACGCGCCCTCCGCTCCGTTCTTCATCGGGGTGGGCACCATGCTCATCGCCATGGGCAGCCTGACGCTGCTGTACCTCTGGACGCCCTACGCCCATGTGCGCGTGCGCTCGGCGCTGGCGGGCGGACTGGTGGCCGGCCTGGGCTGGATGCTGGCGAAGCAGGTGTACGCCGAGTTCGCCGCGCGCAGCTTCCTCTACAACCCCCTCTACGCGTCGCTGGGCGCCCTGCCCCTGTTCCTCGCCTGGGTGTACGTGAGCTGGCTGGTGATGCTGTTCGGCGCCCGGCTGTCCTACGCCGTGGAGCACGTCTCCTTCCGCGACTCGCTCTTCGCGTTCGGCAGCCACCCGCGCGCGCACGAGCTGGTGGGCGCGCGCGTCGCCCAGGACGTCACCCTGTGCTGGGTGGATGGCGCCACCCCGCCCCTGCCCCGGGAGCTGGCCACGCGGCTGCGCGTGCCGGAGTCGCTGGTGCACGAGGTGGTGGACCGCATGGTGGAGGCCCGCCTGCTGGAGCGGGGACGGCGGGGCGGCCTGCGTCCCACGCGAGACCCCGCCGACATCACGCTCGCCGACACCACGCTCGCCGTGCACGGCGTGATGATCACCGGCGGCCCCGAGACCTGGACGGGCCCCAAGGCCCCGGGCTTCGAACAGTTCGAACCCCTGTTCCAGGCGGCCGACTGTGCCGGGGTCGACCTGCTGCGCCGCACCCGATGGCTGGACCTGGTGACGCCGCTGCGCCCGGGGCTGCTCGCCCCGCCCGCCCCCGAGGCCCCCAAGGCAGCGGCCAGCGGCGGAAATCCGTAA
- a CDS encoding HU family DNA-binding protein: protein MLKSDLINILVAKRGVTQKQAEATIETIFESMKDALCRGENIEIRGLGAFHVKNYQGYQGRNPKTGQVIPVKPKRGLLFRTGKELRDRVNRPAPLQAQSDLPPSSEFKGSSGTGTL from the coding sequence ATGCTCAAGTCCGATCTGATCAACATCCTCGTTGCCAAACGAGGCGTGACCCAGAAGCAGGCGGAGGCGACCATCGAGACGATTTTCGAGTCGATGAAGGACGCCCTCTGCCGCGGGGAGAACATCGAGATCCGCGGGCTTGGCGCCTTCCACGTGAAGAACTACCAGGGCTACCAGGGCCGCAACCCGAAGACGGGCCAGGTCATCCCGGTGAAGCCCAAGCGCGGCCTGCTCTTCCGCACGGGCAAGGAGCTGCGCGACCGGGTCAACCGCCCCGCGCCGCTGCAGGCCCAGTCGGACCTGCCGCCCTCCTCCGAGTTCAAGGGCAGCAGCGGCACCGGCACCCTCTAG
- a CDS encoding flagellar biosynthesis protein FlhA: MPPFLKVLLKARQSSDVMLAVAMAAVLGALIIPLPAWLLDMGLAVNLAAAVALLVAALNAKDALRVTSFPTLLLFTTLFRLSLNVSSTRLALSEGHAGEVIQAFGEFVVRGDYVVGAVVFAILTLVQLLVVTKGAERVAEVSARFTLDAMPGKQMSIDADLRAGAIDQTQARRRRRDLERESQMFGAMDGAMKFVKGDVIAGLVIVAVNLLGGTLIGVLQNGQSFSEAAATFALIAIGDGLVSQIPSLCIAVAAGLVVTRVASEKEEDSLGAEIGSQFFGDFRTLTTVAGLCVALALMPGMPHLTFLSLAAGLGGLGYALRRKGQAPEKSLAKDGASSEAAVPAGAAGKPPESAKAPVGVTPLTLDLSAQLTPLAEADGGAFVHTVLNAVRDELFFELGVRIPGIRVRTHAAYLGPGEYRILLDEVPAGGGVVQPGALYALVPPGELAFLEVQAEASVEPASGRPISRVGEGARSRLELAQVPVRKPSELIADHLRAVLRLRAAALLGLQEVQGLLEGLEAQSPVLVKEALQKVPLPLLVDVLRRLVQEQVSIRDLRAILEALVAPTTEGDATALAERCRQALHRYLSHQFAPTGPLYAYLVDPEVEEVLRASGPRGLAPEPERIMEILEGVRVIANGGRAVVLAAPDIRRPLRKLCEGPFPDVAVLTYGELDGDLQIRPIGRLSPVAVGR, translated from the coding sequence ATGCCCCCATTCCTGAAGGTCTTGCTGAAGGCCCGTCAGTCCTCGGACGTCATGCTCGCGGTGGCGATGGCGGCGGTGCTGGGGGCGCTCATCATCCCGCTGCCGGCGTGGCTCCTCGACATGGGGCTCGCGGTGAACCTGGCCGCGGCGGTGGCGCTGCTGGTCGCGGCGCTGAACGCGAAGGACGCGCTGCGGGTGACGTCGTTCCCCACGTTGCTGCTGTTCACCACGCTGTTCCGGCTGTCGCTCAACGTGTCGTCCACGCGGCTGGCGCTCTCCGAGGGCCACGCGGGCGAGGTCATCCAGGCCTTCGGCGAGTTCGTGGTGCGAGGCGACTACGTGGTGGGCGCGGTGGTGTTCGCCATCCTCACGCTGGTGCAGTTGCTGGTGGTGACCAAGGGCGCCGAGCGGGTGGCGGAGGTGTCCGCCCGCTTCACGCTGGACGCCATGCCCGGCAAGCAGATGTCCATCGACGCGGACCTGCGCGCGGGCGCCATCGACCAGACCCAGGCCCGGCGCAGGCGGCGCGACCTGGAGCGCGAATCCCAGATGTTCGGTGCCATGGACGGCGCGATGAAGTTCGTGAAGGGGGATGTCATCGCGGGCCTGGTCATCGTCGCGGTGAACCTGCTGGGCGGCACCCTCATCGGCGTGTTGCAGAACGGCCAGTCCTTCTCCGAGGCCGCCGCCACCTTCGCGCTCATCGCCATCGGCGACGGGCTCGTGTCCCAGATACCTTCGCTGTGCATCGCGGTGGCCGCGGGTCTCGTCGTCACGCGGGTGGCATCGGAGAAGGAAGAAGACTCGCTCGGGGCGGAGATCGGCTCCCAGTTCTTCGGTGACTTCCGCACGCTGACCACCGTCGCGGGCCTGTGCGTCGCGCTGGCCTTGATGCCGGGCATGCCGCACCTGACCTTCCTCTCGCTGGCGGCGGGCCTGGGCGGGCTCGGGTATGCGCTGCGGCGCAAGGGCCAGGCGCCGGAGAAGTCACTGGCGAAGGATGGCGCCTCCTCGGAGGCCGCGGTGCCCGCTGGAGCCGCTGGCAAGCCGCCGGAGAGCGCGAAGGCTCCGGTCGGGGTGACGCCGCTCACGCTGGACCTGTCCGCGCAGCTGACGCCGCTCGCGGAGGCGGACGGAGGCGCCTTCGTGCACACGGTGCTGAACGCCGTGCGCGACGAGCTGTTCTTCGAACTGGGCGTGCGCATCCCTGGCATCCGGGTGCGGACCCACGCCGCCTACCTGGGCCCCGGCGAGTACCGCATCCTCCTGGACGAGGTGCCCGCAGGTGGCGGCGTGGTGCAGCCCGGCGCCCTGTACGCGCTCGTTCCTCCGGGTGAGCTGGCCTTCCTGGAGGTCCAGGCGGAGGCGTCGGTGGAGCCCGCCAGCGGGCGGCCCATCAGCCGCGTGGGGGAGGGCGCCCGCTCGCGGCTGGAGCTGGCCCAGGTGCCGGTGCGCAAGCCCTCGGAGCTCATCGCGGACCACCTGCGGGCCGTGCTGCGCCTGCGCGCCGCCGCGCTGCTGGGACTCCAGGAGGTGCAGGGACTGCTGGAGGGGCTGGAGGCCCAGTCGCCCGTGCTGGTGAAGGAAGCGCTGCAGAAGGTGCCGCTGCCGCTGCTGGTGGACGTGCTGCGGCGGCTCGTGCAGGAACAGGTGAGCATCCGCGACCTGCGCGCCATCCTGGAGGCGCTCGTGGCGCCCACCACGGAAGGCGACGCCACGGCCCTGGCCGAGCGCTGCCGTCAGGCCCTGCACCGCTACCTGAGCCACCAGTTCGCGCCCACGGGCCCGCTGTACGCGTACCTCGTGGATCCAGAAGTGGAGGAGGTGCTGCGCGCCAGCGGTCCCCGAGGGCTCGCGCCGGAGCCGGAGCGCATCATGGAGATTCTGGAAGGGGTGCGGGTCATCGCCAACGGCGGCCGGGCGGTGGTGCTCGCGGCCCCGGACATCCGCCGTCCGCTGCGCAAGCTGTGCGAAGGCCCGTTCCCAGACGTGGCGGTGCTCACCTACGGCGAGCTGGACGGAGACCTGCAGATTCGCCCCATCGGCCGGCTGTCGCCGGTCGCCGTGGGGCGGTGA
- a CDS encoding EscU/YscU/HrcU family type III secretion system export apparatus switch protein, producing the protein MSGEKTEQPTAKRMREARRKGQLPRSRMLTSSATTLGGLLGFTAFAPEGFARLKDWTARLMLEQTAAGAWEEGAWVAARLCGPALGGALVASLAVSVATVGFEMDARHAAPKLERINPAAGLKRLFSVKPLVELGKALLVAALLGLIVWNEVEAVGPDALRTAWLDGTRGMEFLVGRLAELVTRLAWVVLGCGAVDYALARRSHRRELMMTREEVKREHKESEGDPRHKGQRRALHRQLAQGGPARGVQKATAVIVNPTHIAVALRYDAGECDAPYLVAKGREQDALALKEEARQQGIPVVRDVPLARSLIHFDVGESIPEELYQAAAVVLRTAMELREPDDRPRRQT; encoded by the coding sequence ATGAGCGGCGAGAAGACGGAGCAGCCCACCGCGAAACGGATGCGGGAGGCCCGGCGCAAGGGCCAGCTGCCGCGCAGCCGGATGTTGACCTCCAGCGCGACGACGCTGGGCGGGCTGCTGGGCTTCACCGCGTTCGCGCCAGAGGGCTTTGCCCGGCTGAAGGACTGGACCGCGCGGTTGATGCTGGAACAGACCGCCGCTGGCGCATGGGAGGAGGGAGCCTGGGTCGCCGCCCGGCTGTGCGGCCCTGCCTTGGGCGGAGCGCTCGTGGCCTCGCTGGCGGTCTCCGTGGCCACCGTGGGCTTTGAAATGGACGCTCGCCATGCCGCGCCGAAGCTCGAGCGCATCAACCCGGCCGCGGGCCTCAAGCGCCTCTTCAGCGTCAAGCCGTTGGTCGAGCTGGGCAAGGCGCTGCTCGTGGCGGCACTGCTGGGTCTCATCGTCTGGAACGAGGTGGAGGCGGTCGGCCCCGATGCCTTGCGGACCGCGTGGCTCGATGGAACCCGGGGAATGGAGTTTCTGGTTGGCCGGCTGGCGGAGCTGGTGACGCGACTGGCGTGGGTGGTGCTGGGGTGCGGTGCCGTGGACTACGCGCTCGCCCGTCGCAGCCACCGGCGCGAGCTGATGATGACCCGCGAAGAGGTCAAACGGGAGCACAAGGAGAGCGAGGGCGACCCACGCCACAAGGGACAACGGCGCGCCCTGCATCGCCAACTGGCGCAGGGTGGCCCGGCACGTGGAGTGCAGAAGGCCACCGCCGTGATCGTCAACCCCACGCACATCGCGGTCGCGCTCCGCTACGACGCGGGCGAATGCGACGCGCCCTATCTCGTGGCCAAGGGCCGCGAGCAGGACGCGCTCGCGCTCAAGGAGGAGGCGCGCCAGCAGGGCATCCCCGTGGTCCGGGACGTGCCGCTGGCCCGCAGCCTCATCCACTTCGACGTCGGAGAGTCCATCCCCGAGGAGCTGTACCAGGCGGCGGCCGTCGTGTTGCGGACCGCGATGGAGCTTCGCGAGCCGGACGACCGTCCACGGAGACAGACATGA
- a CDS encoding EscT/YscT/HrcT family type III secretion system export apparatus protein yields the protein MNPEALGEQLLALGPHVVAVALCAARLVPIAFLCPLLGGQAAPTTVRLGLVLALSLFLHVEAGVEFSGTVETPVVMAALVVRELAYGVSVGLVAALPFDAARMGGRFIDLFRGTSAEASLPQAGSRESATGDALYHLLVARVVSGALFPVVLSALLRGFGVVQLGAFVPTEASALHVVVMVGGAMATGLAVGAPVAAASLAVDCFLGMVSRAAAQVNLQELGAPLRILGGGALLWLGVGLLCERLLAGVASTEGALALLGEVSR from the coding sequence GTGAATCCCGAAGCGTTGGGCGAACAGCTCCTCGCCCTGGGACCGCACGTGGTCGCGGTGGCACTGTGCGCGGCGAGGCTCGTGCCCATCGCGTTCCTCTGTCCATTGCTGGGAGGCCAGGCCGCGCCGACGACGGTCCGGTTGGGCCTGGTGCTCGCGCTCTCGCTCTTCCTGCACGTCGAGGCAGGCGTGGAGTTCAGTGGCACGGTGGAGACGCCGGTGGTGATGGCGGCGCTCGTGGTGCGTGAGCTGGCCTACGGCGTCTCCGTGGGGCTCGTGGCCGCGCTGCCCTTCGACGCGGCGAGGATGGGCGGCCGGTTCATCGACCTGTTCCGGGGAACCTCCGCGGAGGCGAGTCTGCCGCAGGCGGGGAGCCGCGAGTCGGCCACGGGAGACGCGCTGTACCACCTGCTGGTGGCGAGGGTGGTGTCGGGCGCGCTGTTTCCCGTGGTGCTCTCCGCCCTGCTGCGCGGCTTCGGGGTGGTGCAACTGGGGGCCTTCGTGCCCACGGAGGCCTCGGCCCTGCACGTGGTGGTGATGGTGGGCGGCGCCATGGCCACGGGACTCGCGGTGGGCGCCCCGGTGGCGGCTGCCTCGCTCGCGGTGGACTGCTTCCTGGGCATGGTCTCGAGGGCCGCGGCCCAGGTGAACCTCCAGGAACTGGGGGCTCCGCTGCGCATCCTCGGAGGTGGCGCGCTGCTGTGGCTGGGCGTGGGCCTGCTGTGTGAGCGGCTGCTCGCGGGCGTGGCCTCGACGGAGGGCGCGTTGGCGCTGCTGGGAGAGGTCTCCCGATGA
- a CDS encoding flagellar biosynthetic protein FliQ: MTQDVLLTLGREALLLMVLASLPPIGASLLVGFLMSLFQATTQLQESTLSVVPKLCAAVLSLVLAGPWIAGQLTRFTQQLLMLIADVAL, translated from the coding sequence ATGACCCAGGACGTCCTGCTCACCCTGGGGCGTGAAGCCCTGCTGTTGATGGTGCTCGCCTCGCTGCCGCCCATTGGCGCGAGCCTGCTGGTGGGCTTCCTGATGAGCCTCTTCCAGGCAACGACCCAGTTGCAGGAGAGCACGCTGTCGGTGGTGCCCAAGCTGTGCGCGGCGGTGCTGTCCCTCGTGCTGGCGGGGCCGTGGATCGCCGGACAGCTCACTCGCTTCACCCAACAGCTCCTCATGCTCATCGCGGACGTGGCGCTGTGA
- the sctR gene encoding type III secretion system export apparatus subunit SctR: MKVLGFGCGVFLPMSAFAAEQSLSQASYAGSPLAMMGMLALLSLLPFAVLMLTSFSKIAVVLSLARSAMGTQQAPPTVVLTGLAVVLTGHIMAPVMERMYDAGQAAYDEVHSGAQVLSAAKQVTEPLRAFLMKHGGPEERARFVDLARELRPPEESEQVQETDLFVVIPAFVITELKEAFQIGFIVFLPFLVLDMVIANVLLALGMQTLSPGQVSLPFKILLFVAVDGWALLARGLILGYR; the protein is encoded by the coding sequence ATGAAAGTCCTCGGATTCGGATGCGGCGTGTTCCTGCCCATGAGCGCATTCGCCGCGGAGCAGTCCCTGTCGCAGGCGTCCTATGCCGGCAGTCCGCTGGCGATGATGGGGATGCTCGCGCTCCTGTCGCTCCTGCCGTTCGCGGTGCTGATGCTGACGAGCTTCTCGAAGATCGCCGTGGTGCTCTCCCTGGCCCGCTCGGCGATGGGTACGCAGCAGGCACCGCCGACGGTGGTGCTCACGGGGCTCGCGGTGGTGCTGACGGGGCACATCATGGCGCCGGTGATGGAGCGCATGTACGACGCGGGACAGGCGGCGTACGACGAGGTGCATTCCGGAGCGCAGGTCCTCTCCGCCGCGAAGCAGGTGACGGAGCCCCTGCGCGCCTTCCTCATGAAGCATGGAGGCCCAGAGGAGCGGGCCCGCTTCGTGGACCTGGCTCGTGAGCTGCGTCCTCCAGAGGAATCCGAGCAGGTGCAGGAGACCGACCTGTTCGTCGTCATCCCGGCCTTCGTCATCACCGAGCTGAAGGAGGCCTTCCAGATTGGCTTCATCGTCTTCCTGCCCTTCCTGGTGCTCGACATGGTCATCGCCAACGTGCTGCTCGCGTTGGGCATGCAGACGTTGTCGCCGGGCCAGGTGAGCCTGCCCTTCAAGATCCTCCTCTTCGTCGCCGTGGATGGCTGGGCCCTGCTCGCGCGGGGACTCATCCTCGGCTACCGGTGA
- a CDS encoding flagellar biosynthetic protein FliO, which translates to MSAPVNTLLSSFSPRGRLLFASALLVGLATLAPLGGLSLVGTSRLLIGATALAGLGWVFLRKGGMAGSADATAPEPLSIVSRTGLSQRCGLALVEADGRRYLVAYGDTFAEIHETRTMAVLPGATPRPTVKSRFDLELEPTVLFPRARPTKTACGALRKRGGG; encoded by the coding sequence GTGAGCGCACCCGTGAACACGCTGCTGTCCTCGTTCTCTCCACGCGGAAGGCTGCTGTTCGCGTCGGCCCTGCTCGTGGGACTGGCGACGCTCGCGCCCCTGGGGGGACTGTCGTTGGTAGGGACCTCGCGCCTGTTGATCGGCGCGACGGCGCTCGCCGGGCTGGGCTGGGTGTTTCTGCGCAAGGGAGGCATGGCCGGGAGTGCCGACGCAACCGCTCCGGAGCCCCTGAGCATCGTCTCGCGAACGGGGCTTTCACAGCGCTGTGGCCTCGCGCTCGTGGAGGCGGATGGACGGCGGTACCTCGTGGCCTACGGCGACACCTTCGCGGAGATCCATGAGACCCGGACCATGGCGGTCCTGCCCGGCGCCACGCCCAGGCCGACGGTGAAGTCCCGGTTCGACCTGGAACTGGAGCCCACGGTGCTCTTCCCCCGTGCGCGACCGACGAAGACGGCGTGCGGCGCACTCCGGAAGCGGGGTGGGGGATGA